The DNA region CTGCCGTTTCCGCTGCTTGCAGACGATGGGCACAAGGTTTGTGATCTATACGGCGTGTGGGGACCGAAGAAGTTCATGGGCAAGGAATATGAAGGCGTATTGCGCACCACCTTCTTGATCGATGGGGAGGGGAATATCAAGCGTGTGTTCGAGGACGTCCGCCCGGCGGAGCATAGCACCGAATTGCTTGCCGAACTGGGATTGGCTTGATCGATTTTGAAGTAACGTAATGGATGGGTTCGTGTTATAAAGCAGACGATGCGCCGACGGCAATGTAGACCAAGCCGTCGGCATGATTCTGTTCACTTTTTGAACCAGCTGCCGGCTGGGCAGCGAAGCGAAAATTTCCCATGCAATAGTGACAAGCAGATGGGAATTTGATATAATCACAACTTGTGAAAATTGCGACAAATCCTACTGGCTTTATCCAATTTTCTATGGAATCATAATTCGGGGTTTCCCCGTTCAATATTTTCAGGAGAGAGAGTATGCGACATTTTGTGATCGTGGGGATTCTCGTGCTTGTCATGACTATCCTCACTTATGTTGGTCTCGACGCGGCTGGCATTGCAAGGCAGATGCACCCCGTTGCGGCAAGCGCTCAGGCGGAGTCGATCGACAGCCTGTGGAATTTGGAGATCATTGCGATTTCCTTTTTGTTTGCGCTGATCGTTGTGCCGATGGTCTATAGCCTGGTGGTGTTCCGCCGCAAAAAGGGCGACACGACCGATGCCGAGCACATGGAGGGGAATACAACGCTGGAGATCGGCTGGACGGTGGGTCCGTTGATCATGGTGGTGGTGTTCGCTTATCTGGGGGCGTATTCGCTCGGGGAAGTGCGGCGGGAGGATCCCAACGCGTTCGTTATTAATGTAACCGCCCGTCAATTCGCATGGACGTTCGAATATCCTGAGTATGGAATTGTCAGCGATGTGCTCTATCTTCCGGTGAACAAGCAGGTGTTATTGAAGATGGAATCGCCGGATGTGATCCACTCGTTCTGGGTTCCCGAATTCCGCGTCAAACAGGACATTGTGCCTGGTCGCGTGACCGAGTACCGCATCACCCCGTCACTGGAGGGGGAATACAAGGTGCGCTGTGCGGAATTGTGCGGGACATCCCATGCGTTCATGGAAAACACAGTGATCGTCACTTCGCAGGTGAATTATGACGCCTGGGTGGCGGAGCAGAGTGAGCTTGCGGCTTTGGCGGGTCAATCTCCCGAGGGACAGGGGCAAATTCTGGCGGTACAGAACGGCTGTATCGGCTGTCACTCGATCGATGGTACGCCATTGACGGGTCCGACCTGGTTTGGTCTGTATGAAAGCCAGCGCCAGTTTGAAAGCGGCGGCGGCGTGACCGCGGATGATGCCTATATCACCGAATCGATTTTGGATCCGCTCGCTAAGATCGTGGCTGGTTATCCTCCTGTGATGCCGCCCTATGATCTCACCGATGAGCAGATTGCCAATCTGATCGCGTACATCAAGACGTTGAAGTAATTTGGCGGAGGATTTTTTCAAATGAAGCGTTTCTTTTCCAGCGCCCTGATGCGCGGATTGTTGTGGCAGTTGATCGGAACCCTGTTGGGCGCCGGTCTGGTCACAGGGATCCGTGCGTTGATGGGCTTGAGCACGACCGATACTTTCTTCTTTACGGAGCCTGCCTGGGTTTTGGGCGGGTTCATTGGCGCGATCAGCTTTCTCTTCGGCTCCGGCGTCACCGACGATTGGTTCAAGTGGGCGCGCGGTATTGATACCCCCGAGCATCACGAAGAACATTTCAGCGGCTGGGAGAAATACACCAATGTCTCGCTCGACCATAAGGTGATCGGCATCCAGTACACCATTGTGGCGTTGCTGTTGATCGCCATCGGCGGCTTGTTTGCGTTGATCTTCCGCGCAGAACTCGCCGCGTCTGAACTGCAATTCCTCACGCGGGAATTGCAGTTGTTCGGGCAGAGCGGACCTGATCTGTACAACACCCTGATGTCCCTGCACGGCATGATCATGATCGTGTCCATTTTGCTGGGCATCTCCGGCATTATCAATTATGCCGTGCCGCTGCTGCTCGGCGCGCAGGATATGGCGTTCCCGCGCCTCAATGCGTTCTCATTCTGGATCGCTGTTCCCGCGGCGGTGCTCTTGTTGGCAAGCCTTTTCCTCGGCGGTTTCGACACCGGCTGGACGGGCTATCCGCCTCTCTCCGCCCGCGCCCCTGTCGGTATGCAGATGTTCTTCCTCGGCGTATTTGTGGCGGGCTGGTCGTCCATTTTGGGCGCGCTCAATGTGATCGTCACCGTGCTCCGCATGCGCGCCAAGGGCATGACAGCGATGCGCATGCCGATCTTCGTCTGGGCGGCGGTTGCGACCTCCATCATTGCCTTGACCGCCACGCAGTTCATCGGTCTTTCC from Anaerolineales bacterium includes:
- the coxB gene encoding cytochrome c oxidase subunit II, producing the protein MRHFVIVGILVLVMTILTYVGLDAAGIARQMHPVAASAQAESIDSLWNLEIIAISFLFALIVVPMVYSLVVFRRKKGDTTDAEHMEGNTTLEIGWTVGPLIMVVVFAYLGAYSLGEVRREDPNAFVINVTARQFAWTFEYPEYGIVSDVLYLPVNKQVLLKMESPDVIHSFWVPEFRVKQDIVPGRVTEYRITPSLEGEYKVRCAELCGTSHAFMENTVIVTSQVNYDAWVAEQSELAALAGQSPEGQGQILAVQNGCIGCHSIDGTPLTGPTWFGLYESQRQFESGGGVTADDAYITESILDPLAKIVAGYPPVMPPYDLTDEQIANLIAYIKTLK